Genomic DNA from Azospirillum brasilense:
CAACACCGATTCGTCGCCCGGGGGCGGACTGCCCGTTCCCACCACGCCCGCACCGGACACGGCGCCGGCCGACCTGCCGCCGCCGCCAGCAAACGGCTGGGGCTGGGCGGGCGGCTACGGGCGGCGCGGCAGCGCCCTGCGGCAGAAGCTGGCCTCCCATCTGGCGGCCCGGCGGCGCAAGCGGCGCGCCTGGGCGCGCGACATCGCGCGGATCGTCCTGGTGCTGTCGATCATGGCGCTCGCCGTGCTGGCCGTGGAGATCGGGCGCAAGGCGGTGGTCGTGCTGAACCGCGCCGACCTCGGTGCCGTCCATCTGTTCGGGGAGCGGGGCTGAAGCGCTTGATGTTCCCTCTCCCCTCTGGGGAGAGGGTTAGGGTGAGGGGGGTGCGCTTTTGCCGAACTTCCCGCCACGCGCATCCCCCTCACCGGCCCTTCGGGCCACCCTCTCCCCGGAGGGGAGAGGGCTGAGGATGGCGTGATCTGCTCAGGGCAGGATGACCACGTAGCGTTTCGTCGTGGTCTCCAGCACCTCCCACACGCCGTCGAAGCCGGGTTCCAGCGTGAAGCGGTCGCCGGGGCCGACCGTCCAGCGGCGTCCGTCGGTGTGGCTGATGGTGCTGGTCCCCTCCAGGATCTCGCAATACTCCCACTCGTCGTAGACGATCCGCCAGGATCCGGGGGTCGAGCGCCAGACCCCGGCGAAGCGCTTGCCGTCCGCCGATTCGTACTCGTTCCAGGTGGTGAAGACCGGCGCGCCGGACAGGACGCGGTCGGCGGCCGGGCCGCCGGTCTCGGGCTCAATGGCGGGGCGGGCGGGGTCGCTCAGCAGGGCGAGGCTCATCAACGTCTCCCTTTCACCAAATGCCTTTCACCAGGCGGCGAGCAGCGGCGGCAGGCCGTGCAGGCTGTCGATGCGGCGGTAATTCTCGGTGGGCGGCTCGGCCACCTCGTGCGCCCAGGTGACGTGGTAGGGCACATGGACGGCGTGGCCGCCGACGGCCAGCACCGGCAGGATATCCGACCGCACGGAGTTGCCCACCATGACGAAGCGCGCCGGGTCCACCCCGTGGCGGTCGAGCAGGCGGCGGTAGGTCGCCGGGTCTTTCTCGCTGACGATCTCGACGGCGTCGAAGCGCCCGGCGAGGCCGGAGCGGGCGATCTTGCTTTCCTGGTCGAACAGGTCGCCCTTGGTGACGAGCAGCAGCCGGTAGCGCCCGGCCAGCCCCTCCACCACCTCCTGCACCCCGTCGAGCAGATCGACCGGGTGCTCCAGCATCGCCTTGCCGAACTCGACGAGGCTCTGGATGTCCCGCCCGCCGATGCGGCCGTCGGTCAGGTCCACCGCCGTCTCGATCATCGACAGGACGAAGCCCTTGATGCCGTAGCCGTAGACGCGGAGGTTTTCGCGCTCGGCCTGCAGCAGACGCCGGTCGATGTCCGCCGGATCGGCGAGATGGTTGGCGAGCAGCGCGCGGAAACGGTCCTGCGTCATCGAGAACAGGGATTCGTTGTGCCACAGCGTGTCGTCGCCGTCGAAGGCGATGGTGTCGATCATGGGAAGAACTCGGTGTCGGACGACGGTCGGGACCAGAGGTAGGACGCCCCGCAGCGGCTGTCCAGCGCTCCGTTTCAAACCCGGTTTGTTGGTGAACTGCACAATTTGTGGCGCCCAAAAGCTGTGCATTCGTCCATTATTCTTGCATCGGTGATATTCCTACGACAGCTATCGAGAAAGCTCACGGCTCGCATACCCACATGGCGGTGGCGGGTTTGAACGGGATGAGCAATATTCTTTCTCACAAAGCGAGGGCGCGGCGGCCACTTCCGGCAGGCCCCCTCGGGACCTTCAAAGATAGGATGACCACCATGGCAATCGCTCTGCGCACGGCCCCCGCCGGCCGTACCCTGCGTCCTGCTCCGGTGGCGTATGTGCTGGACAGCGTTCTGGACACGTTCGCCCTGTGGCGGCAGCGCACCATCACCCGCCGCGAACTGGCTCGGCTGGACGACCGGATGCTGCACGACATCGGCATCTCCCAGATCGACGTCGAAGGCGAGATCAGCAAGCCGTTCTGGAAGGCTTGATGCCGCCGTCACGGCTGCGGGAGACCGCAAGGAAAAGGGCCGCTCCTGTCTAAGGGAGCGGCCCTTTTCGCGTTCGGGTCCCGGTCATCCCGCAAGCGGACAAAAGAAAAGGCCCCCCATCCCGAAGGATGGGGGGCCTTTTTGGTAGAAGCGTCGCCC
This window encodes:
- a CDS encoding cupin domain-containing protein: MSLALLSDPARPAIEPETGGPAADRVLSGAPVFTTWNEYESADGKRFAGVWRSTPGSWRIVYDEWEYCEILEGTSTISHTDGRRWTVGPGDRFTLEPGFDGVWEVLETTTKRYVVILP
- a CDS encoding HAD family hydrolase yields the protein MIDTIAFDGDDTLWHNESLFSMTQDRFRALLANHLADPADIDRRLLQAERENLRVYGYGIKGFVLSMIETAVDLTDGRIGGRDIQSLVEFGKAMLEHPVDLLDGVQEVVEGLAGRYRLLLVTKGDLFDQESKIARSGLAGRFDAVEIVSEKDPATYRRLLDRHGVDPARFVMVGNSVRSDILPVLAVGGHAVHVPYHVTWAHEVAEPPTENYRRIDSLHGLPPLLAAW
- a CDS encoding DUF1127 domain-containing protein, giving the protein MAIALRTAPAGRTLRPAPVAYVLDSVLDTFALWRQRTITRRELARLDDRMLHDIGISQIDVEGEISKPFWKA